A genomic stretch from Pristiophorus japonicus isolate sPriJap1 chromosome 6, sPriJap1.hap1, whole genome shotgun sequence includes:
- the irs1 gene encoding insulin receptor substrate 1-B has protein sequence MASPPEPSSPSAESFSDVKKVGYLRKPKSMHKRFFVLRAAGEQGPARLEYYENEKKWRHKAGAPKRSVHLESCFNINKRADSKNKHLVALYTRDEYFAVAAECEGEQDSWYRALLELHNQGKVPGERDGAGAGAGAGAGAGAAASTAASAAAAHMGAGAADDNYGEVSPGPAFKEVWQVVLKPKGLGHTKNLVGIYRLCLTTKTISLVKLNSDAAAVVLQLMNIRRCGHSENFFFIEVGRSAVTGPGEFWMQVDDSVVAQNMHETILEAMKAMSEEFRPRSKSQSSSSSSSSSSNPISVPLRRHLNNPPPSQIGLSRRSRTESITATSPAGRHGSFRVRASSDGEGTMSRPASADGSPASPSATRTHAHRHRGGCRLHPPLNHSRSIPMPSTHCSPSATSPVSLSSSSTSGHGSTSDSLFPRRSSASISGSPSDGGFISSDEYGSSPCDFRNSFRSVTPDSLGHTPPAREEQELNNYIYMGKHSNLAPNCQTRGSQRWTPTKAEDTDSDKGFRKRAHSSGTSPPSVMHQKTSSQSSTASFEEYTEMTPSYPGSRLSSCKNSAFVPTHSYPEECLDLQLGEGRRFSQMDDGYMPMSPGVAPVPSKNDYMPMSPKSVSAPQQIINPRQHSRKDGYMMMSPSGSCSPENVNYGKIWTNGGNSKLSVESNDGKLSCSDYINMSPASCSTTSTPPDCFFNPVEEPHKPVCSYFSLPRSFKHVHRKNDESPLRIAVNSGRLLYGEDSSSSTSSDSLGGQDGGHHTVNPVKKELYVPLKGKLVRPTRLSLDNTKASTLPRTREHPLPPEPKSPGEYVNIEFSDKTFSSSSLSLVESSSVAGNHPVRQRPPMSEYMNMNLRTDASKFAYVSKSSVDITSSAAACTSSTCRKDRGQASCDYVSMQLVATCPDLLESSVSNYTEMTVGGGITPSISVLPQAEESSLNIVSDVVPGPLMDQISGRSAFTVLNLVPNRNQGAKVIRVDPQGRRRHSSETFTSTASVTGMTLPYVDHIKRHSSVSFENVWLNKPGDSLASGAKDQPIDATVQNDCENGMNYIDLDLANDFSNREWTSSQHVTPHQPHGSTSGGDDDLNSYASITFQKPDEIRKPAEREE, from the coding sequence ATGGCGAGCCCGCCCGAGCCCAGCTCGCCGAGCGCCGAGAGCTTCTCGGACGTGAAGAAAGTGGGCTACCTGAGGAAACCCAAGAGCATGCACAAGCGCTTCTTCGTGCTGCGGGCTGCGGGCGAGCAAGGGCCGGCGCGGCTGGAGTACTACGAGAACGAGAAGAAATGGAGGCACAAGGCGGGCGCGCCCAAGCGCTCGGTGCACCTGGAGAGCTGCTTCAACATCAACAAGCGGGCCGACTCCAAGAACAAGCACCTGGTGGCCCTCTACACCAGGGACGAGTACTTCGCCGTCGCCGCCGAGTGCGAGGGCGAGCAGGACAGCTGGTACCGGGCGCTGCTGGAGCTGCACAACCAGGGCAAGGTGCCCGGCGAGCGGGACGGAGCCGGGGCCGGAGCCGGGgctggggccggggccggggccgccgCTTCTACCGCGGCTTCGGCCGCCGCCGCCCAcatgggagcgggagcggcagacgaCAACTACGGCGAGGTCAGCCCCGGGCCGGCTTTCAAAGAAGTGTGGCAAGTGGTCCTGAAGCCCAAGGGCTTGGGGCACACCAAGAACCTGGTGGGGATCTACCGGCTGTGCCTGACCACCAAGACCATCAGCTTGGTGAAGCTCAACTCGGACGCGGCGGCCGTGGTGCTGCAGCTGATGAATATCCGGCGCTGCGGGCACTCGGAGAACTTCTTCTTCATCGAGGTGGGCCGCTCGGCGGTGACCGGCCCCGGCGAGTTTTGGATGCAGGTGGACGACTCGGTGGTGGCGCAGAACATGCACGAGACCATCCTGGAGGCCATGAAGGCCATGAGCGAGGAATTCCGACCCCGCAGCAAGAGccagtcgtcgtcgtcgtcgtcgtcgtccagCTCCAACCCCATCTCGGTGCCCCTCCGCCGGCACCTCAACAACCCGCCGCCCAGCCAGATCGGGCTGAGCCGCAGGTCGCGCACCGAGAGCATCACGGCCACCTCGCCCGCCGGCCGACACGGCTCGTTCCGGGTGCGAGCGTCCAGCGACGGCGAGGGCACCATGTCGCGGCCGGCCTCCGCCGACGGCAGCCCGGCTAGTCCCAGTGCCACCCGGACGCATGCCCACCGCCACCGGGGCGGCTGCAGGCTGCATCCCCCGCTCAACCACAGCAGGTCCATTCCCATGCCATCCACGCATTGTTCCCCGTCAGCCACAAGCCCGGTCAGCTTGTCGTCCAGCAGCACCAGTGGCCACGGGTCCACCTCCGACAGCCTTTTCCCCAGGCGTTCCAGCGCGTCCATCTCTGGATCCCCGAGCGATGGGGGGTTCATCTCTTCAGATGAGTACGGCTCCAGTCCGTGCGACTTCAGGAATTCGTTCAGAAGCGTAACTCCAGATTCCTTGGGACACACTCCTCCTGCCAGGGAGGAGCAGGAGTTGAACAATTACATCTATATGGGGAAACACTCTAACCTGGCTCCAAATTGTCAGACCAGGGGCAGTCAAAGGTGGACTCCTACAAAAGCCGAAGATACCGATTCAGATAAAGGATTTAGGAAGAGGGCTCACTCATCCGGCACTTCACCACCCTCCGTGATGCACCAAaagacctcttctcaatcttccactGCTTCTTTCGAGGAGTACACTGAGATGACACCATCTTACCCTGGCAGCCGCTTATCATCCTGTAAAAATTCTGCTTTTGTACCTACTCATTCGTACCCTGAGGAGTGTTTAGATCTCCAACTCGGAGAAGGCAGGCGTTTCAGCCAAATGGATGATGGCTATATGCCAATGTCACCTGGAGTAGCTCCTGTGCCCAGTAAAAACGACTACATGCCAATGAGCCCAAAAAGTGTTTCTGCTCCACAGCAGATTATTAATCCACGCCAGCACTCTCGAAAAGATGGTTATATGATGATGTCACCTAGTGGCAGTTGTTCACCAGAAAATGTGAACTATGGAAAAATATGGACCAACGGAGGGAATTCTAAGCTGTCTGTTGAGAGTAATGATGGGAAATTGTCATGTAGCGATTACATAAATATGTCTCCTGCAAGTTGCTCAACAACAAGCACTCCGCCCGACTGCTTCTTCAATCCAGTTGAAGAGCCTCATAAGCCTGTTTGTTCATACTTCTCACTGCCTCGCTCCTTTAAGCATGTGCATAGAAAAAATGACGAGTCCCCTTTACGAATTGCTGTAAATTCAGGCCGTCTTTTGTATGGCGAGGATTCTTCTTCTTCTACAAGCAGTGATAGTTTAGGAGGACAAGATGGCGGGCATCATACCGTTAACCCTGTTAAAAAGGAGTTGTATGTACCTCTGAAAGGTAAACTTGTACGGCCCACTAGGCTGTCACTTGATAATACTAAGGCAAGTACACTGCCCAGAACACGAGAGCATCCCCTTCCTCCAGAGCCAAAAAGCCCAGGCGAGTATGTAAATATTGAATTCAGTGACAAAACCTTTTCTTCTAGTTCATTGTCTCTCGTTGAGTCCTCTTCAGTTGCTGGGAATCATCCTGTTCGACAAAGGCCACCCATGTCAGAATACATGAATATGAATTTAAGAACAGATGCATCCAAGTTCGCTTATGTATCAAAATCTTCAGTGGACATCACCAGCTCTGCAGCTGCCTGCACTTCTAGCACTTGCAGAAAAGATAGAGGGCAGGCAAGCTGTGATTATGTTAGTATGCAGCTAGTTGCCACCTGCCCAGACTTACTGGAATCGTCAGTGAGTAACTATACTGAGATGACAGTTGGTGGAGGTATAACGCCTTCCATATCCGTTCTACCTCAGGCAGAAGAGAGCTCATTGAACATTGTTTCTGATGTAGTGCCTGGTCCTCTGATGGACCAGATTTCAGGGAGGAGTGCCTTTACAGTGCTTAATCTTGTCCCCAATCGGAACCAAGGTGCCAAAGTTATCCGTGTTGATCCCCAAGGAAGAAGAAGACATAGTTCGGAGACTTTCACTTCCACAGCCAGTGTGACTGGCATGACCCTACCTTATGTCGATCACATTAAACGGCATAGTTCGGTATCCTTTGAGAATGTGTGGCTTAACAaaccaggagattctctggcttcaGGTGCCAAAGACCAGCCAATTGATGCCACAGTGCAGAATGATTGTGAAAATGGTATGAATTACATCGATTTGGACTTGGCAAACGATTTTAGCAACCGAGAATGGACCTCCTCTCAACATGTAACCCCTCATCAACCTCATGGAAGTACCTCTGGTGGTGATGATGATCTGAATTCGTATGCAAGCATCACCTTCCAGAAGCCAGATGAAATACGTAAGCCTGCAGAAAGGGAAG